The genome window CTTCGTCTTTGTGTCTCCTGCAAGCGGGTGATATCATGCGAATCGAAAATGTGGCGACTCTGCCTGCATTTCGGGGAAAAGGGTTGATCGGTCACTTGATTCGCCATGCGCAGGAGCAGTTTGTTCGTTTTGGGGGCGCTCAGCTGTGGGTGTGCCCGATCAATGAGCGGGTGGAAAAGGTGTACAGTCGATATGGTTTTGAGACGGTGGGAGTGATCCCGTTCGCACATGTTTTTCGCGGCGGTAAAGGCGTATTGGAAATTCGTTAGCTATGGGATCTGACAGATGACAAAGAGCCTCTGCTTGTATGCAGGGGCTTTTTGCTTTTGCTTTTATGGATGTCGGGAGCTTGCATTTACCGCAAATAAGTGGATATTCCTTGAAGGAAGTCGATTTTTTGAGTATCAAATATACGATAGAGCTGATCGCCGTCCTGGCAGGCATTGCCCTCAAGGAGCATGGTCAATTGCGTATGGGTGATCGGAAAGAATGGAAAGCCTTCCATCGCTGTAATGACCGGCTTCATCAAGGCGATCGGGATATGGATTTTGCGAACGTGCCGCTTTCCGAGGGCAGTCCCGATACGGTCGAGAATCTGCCCGTAGGTGATCGGTTCGGGACCTCCTGTTTCATAGGTTTGATTGGCTGCAGCAGGGTTCGACAATGCCTGGACGAAGACATCCGCTACCGTATCCCGCGCGACTGGCTGCAACGGGTAGGAACCGTTTCCGAGTACTGGTGTCACGGGCATCTTGACCAGATCAGCCAGCATGTTGACGAATTCATCACCGGGCCCAAATATGACGGAGGGGCGAAAAATCACGAAAGGAATGCCGCTTGCCTGCACGAGCTTCTCAGCTTCGAATTTGGTCCGATGGTACGCGCTCGTGGCATTTTCCCTGGCTCCCAGCGCGCTCATGTGCACAAAGCGTCTGATTCCCGCCTGCTTGGCTGCTTCTACCACGTTTTTTGTGCCTTCGGTATGAATGCGCGAAAAAGTGATTCCTTTTCCCGGCTGCTCCCGGATGATTCCGACCAGGTGGATGACGGCCTCACATCCGTTCATGGCCTTCAGCAAGGAGCTTTGATCAAAGAGATCGCCGTTTACATAAGTGATTTCCCCTTTCTCAGCCTGAGTCTGCTGCCTTTTTCTTTCAGACCCGGGCCGTACGAGGCACACGGTGTGGTGCCCTTCCTCGCAGAGCTTTGCCAATATGCCCTTCCCTACAAAACCTGTCGCACCGGTCAAGAATACTTTCACGTTCATCTCCCCCGTTAAATTCTTCCATTCTAATAGTACATGACGTCAGCTGCGCATGCTACCTTTCGGCTGATTGCTGAGTTGACGCTGCGCGGTATAATGGAGAAAAAGGGGGATATATCTATGGCGCAACGCAAAGTACCCGTTGATGAGATTTTGGATACGCTGCACCAGCTGTATCCGGACGCGCATTGTGAATTGAATTATACGACCCCGTTTGAGCTGCTGATTGCCACCATCCTGTCCGCACAGTGCACAGATAAACGGGTGAATGAAATAACGGCACCGATGTTTGAGAAACTAAACCAGCCGGAGCACTACCTTCATTTGACGCAAGAAGAGATGGAGGAGCATATAAAAGGACTCGGGTTGTATAAGAATAAGAGTAAGAACATTTTAGAGACCTGTAGAATCCTCTATGAACAGTACAACAGCGAAGTACCTCAAACGCACGAGGAGCTCGAGGCCCTACCCGGTGTGGGGAGGAAGACAGCGAATGTCGTGCTGTCCAACGCTTACGGTATTCCTGCGATAGCCGTAGACACGCATGTGTTTCGCGTCGGAAATCGATTGGGACTGGCCAAAAGCGATAATGTGGATGAAGTCGAACGTCAACTGATGAAGCGTATTCCCCGGGAAAAATGGTCGGATGCGCATCATTGGCTCATTTGGCACGGCAGACGGATCTGTTCTGCGCGCAATCCGCAATGCGGGGTATGTCCGCTTCAATCGATGTGCAAGCATGCCATTGCGGAAGCGAAAAAGGCGGAGAAGAAAACGAAAGCAAAGACGAAAGCGCAGG of Brevibacillus choshinensis contains these proteins:
- the nth gene encoding endonuclease III, with amino-acid sequence MAQRKVPVDEILDTLHQLYPDAHCELNYTTPFELLIATILSAQCTDKRVNEITAPMFEKLNQPEHYLHLTQEEMEEHIKGLGLYKNKSKNILETCRILYEQYNSEVPQTHEELEALPGVGRKTANVVLSNAYGIPAIAVDTHVFRVGNRLGLAKSDNVDEVERQLMKRIPREKWSDAHHWLIWHGRRICSARNPQCGVCPLQSMCKHAIAEAKKAEKKTKAKTKAQA
- a CDS encoding complex I NDUFA9 subunit family protein; this translates as MKVFLTGATGFVGKGILAKLCEEGHHTVCLVRPGSERKRQQTQAEKGEITYVNGDLFDQSSLLKAMNGCEAVIHLVGIIREQPGKGITFSRIHTEGTKNVVEAAKQAGIRRFVHMSALGARENATSAYHRTKFEAEKLVQASGIPFVIFRPSVIFGPGDEFVNMLADLVKMPVTPVLGNGSYPLQPVARDTVADVFVQALSNPAAANQTYETGGPEPITYGQILDRIGTALGKRHVRKIHIPIALMKPVITAMEGFPFFPITHTQLTMLLEGNACQDGDQLYRIFDTQKIDFLQGISTYLR